One genomic region from Conexibacter woesei DSM 14684 encodes:
- a CDS encoding c-type cytochrome, with amino-acid sequence MLATVAFLAFWILVGLALFFIAMRRGPRGKHVAAEGEGRGSRRAILTSFLVFYVAVGIAVPALLITGNEDNADAHVGGTQISLTKQEVKGRELFGQRCANCHVLAAAESEGPVGPNLDQLRPPAELVYDAIVRGRQRGGGTMPAGLLEGSQAEDVAAFVAATAGR; translated from the coding sequence ATGCTCGCAACGGTCGCGTTCCTCGCGTTCTGGATCCTTGTCGGACTCGCGCTCTTCTTCATCGCGATGCGCCGTGGCCCGAGAGGGAAGCACGTCGCTGCCGAGGGAGAGGGCCGCGGCAGCCGCCGGGCGATCCTCACCTCGTTCCTCGTCTTCTACGTCGCCGTCGGCATCGCGGTCCCCGCGCTGCTGATCACCGGCAACGAGGACAACGCCGACGCCCACGTCGGCGGCACGCAGATATCGCTGACGAAGCAGGAGGTCAAGGGCCGCGAGCTGTTCGGGCAGAGATGCGCGAACTGCCATGTGCTCGCCGCCGCCGAGTCCGAGGGGCCGGTCGGGCCGAACCTCGACCAGCTCAGACCGCCGGCCGAGCTGGTCTACGACGCGATCGTCAGAGGCCGGCAGCGCGGCGGCGGCACGATGCCGGCCGGGCTGCTCGAAGGCAGCCAGGCCGAGGACGTCGCCGCCTTCGTCGCCGCCACCGCAGGCCGGTGA
- a CDS encoding winged helix-turn-helix transcriptional regulator codes for MANADDACCPHYHEAIEFLGKRWTGAIVRVLMHRSPQRFSEIANAVPELSDRLLSERMKELEARGVVVRTVVPDPPGGGPTRVEYALTGMGRELEPALEALEAWAQRWLPDCDGASR; via the coding sequence ATGGCGAATGCCGACGACGCCTGCTGTCCGCACTACCACGAGGCGATCGAGTTCCTCGGCAAGCGCTGGACGGGCGCGATCGTGCGCGTGCTGATGCACCGCTCGCCGCAGCGCTTCTCCGAGATCGCCAACGCGGTGCCGGAGCTGTCGGACCGGCTGTTGTCGGAGCGGATGAAGGAGCTGGAGGCGCGCGGCGTCGTCGTGCGCACCGTCGTCCCGGATCCGCCCGGCGGCGGGCCGACGCGCGTCGAGTACGCGCTGACCGGGATGGGGCGCGAGTTGGAGCCGGCGCTCGAAGCGCTCGAGGCGTGGGCGCAGCGGTGGCTGCCCGACTGCGACGGCGCCTCCCGGTAA
- a CDS encoding carboxymuconolactone decarboxylase family protein, producing the protein MSRFQIHDDLTAPEGSVPVLRGALSTGGQLPNFLGALAGSPAALRGYARFRSELRHGHLELHTLERIALGVAEHYGSAPGLAMHARAARAAGLGLDEIELARDFGSADEREAALLRYLRALVVDGRPPMHLHEEAREAGWHDEEILEAIAIVALESLAAMVNVAGEVPVDGSVEQSRTLAAA; encoded by the coding sequence ATGAGCCGGTTCCAGATCCACGACGACCTCACCGCGCCAGAAGGGTCCGTGCCAGTGCTGCGGGGCGCCCTCTCGACCGGTGGTCAGCTGCCGAACTTCCTCGGCGCGCTCGCGGGCTCGCCGGCCGCGCTGCGCGGCTACGCGCGCTTCCGCTCCGAGCTGCGCCACGGCCACCTCGAACTGCACACGCTCGAACGGATCGCGCTCGGGGTCGCCGAGCACTACGGCTCCGCGCCCGGGCTGGCGATGCACGCCCGCGCCGCGCGCGCCGCCGGCCTCGGCCTCGACGAGATCGAGCTGGCGCGCGACTTCGGCTCCGCGGACGAGCGCGAGGCCGCGCTGCTGCGCTACCTGCGCGCGCTCGTCGTCGACGGCAGACCGCCGATGCACCTCCACGAGGAGGCACGCGAGGCCGGCTGGCACGACGAGGAGATCCTCGAGGCGATCGCGATCGTCGCGCTCGAGTCGCTCGCGGCGATGGTCAACGTCGCCGGCGAGGTGCCGGTTGACGGCTCCGTCGAGCAGTCGCGTACGCTCGCCGCCGCCTGA
- a CDS encoding TraR/DksA C4-type zinc finger protein produces the protein MDAAHARELLARERARTERELAELTADSGESEELSHVDQHPADEGTELFERERDEGLAEQLHEQLAAIARAEQRVADGTYGRSIDSGEPIPDARLEAVPWAERTVAEQAAYERGR, from the coding sequence GTGGACGCCGCGCACGCGCGCGAACTGCTCGCCCGTGAACGCGCGCGCACCGAGCGCGAGCTCGCCGAGCTGACCGCGGACAGCGGCGAGAGCGAGGAGCTTTCGCACGTCGACCAGCATCCCGCCGACGAGGGGACCGAGCTGTTCGAGCGCGAGCGCGACGAGGGCCTGGCCGAGCAGCTGCACGAGCAGCTCGCCGCGATCGCGCGGGCCGAGCAGCGCGTCGCCGACGGCACGTACGGTCGCTCGATCGACAGCGGGGAGCCGATTCCCGACGCCCGCCTGGAAGCGGTCCCGTGGGCGGAGCGGACCGTCGCCGAGCAGGCCGCGTACGAGCGCGGTCGCTAG
- a CDS encoding FAD-dependent oxidoreductase, which translates to MATPQRVAVVGAGPAGFYTSDFLLQAGFEVDLFDALPTPFGLVRAGVAPDHPKIKRVTRAYERTARHPAFRFFGGVQLGTDVQREELLERYHAVVYAFGTSTDNRLGIPGEDRPGSHAATEFVAWYNGHPEHADREFDLSARRAVVIGNGNVAIDVARMLVLDPEEIAPTDTANHAIDALAQARVQEVVVLGRRGPAQAAFTNPELLELGELRRADVIVDPADVELDPHSAAWLASDAADQTHRRNVEILWEYAGREPLGKSHRVSLRFLRSPLEILGDADDAVAGLRVGVNRLEPDGRGGLRAVATGAEETIDCGLVLRSIGYRGVPLPGIPFDERRGLIRNDGGRVIRDDGAPATGEYAVGWIKRGPSGVIGTNKKDAHETVDLIVADRDAGRLGVPEPATCDGDEVAAWLAERVPHLVGWDGWRTIDAHERALGEPHSRPRVKLVRVPEMLEIAHGTPTRG; encoded by the coding sequence ATGGCAACCCCGCAGCGAGTCGCCGTCGTAGGTGCCGGTCCGGCCGGGTTCTACACGAGCGACTTCCTGCTGCAGGCGGGCTTCGAGGTCGACCTGTTCGACGCGCTGCCGACGCCGTTCGGCCTCGTGCGCGCAGGCGTCGCCCCGGACCATCCGAAGATCAAGAGAGTCACACGCGCGTACGAGCGCACGGCGAGACATCCCGCGTTCCGCTTCTTCGGCGGTGTGCAGCTCGGGACCGACGTCCAGCGCGAGGAGCTGCTGGAGCGCTACCACGCCGTCGTCTACGCGTTCGGCACCTCGACCGACAACCGCCTCGGGATCCCCGGCGAGGACCGCCCCGGGTCGCACGCCGCGACCGAGTTCGTCGCCTGGTACAACGGCCACCCCGAGCACGCCGACCGCGAGTTCGACCTCAGCGCGCGGCGCGCGGTCGTGATCGGCAACGGCAACGTCGCGATCGACGTCGCGCGGATGCTCGTGCTCGACCCCGAGGAGATCGCGCCGACCGACACCGCGAACCACGCGATCGACGCGCTCGCGCAGGCGCGCGTGCAGGAGGTCGTCGTGCTCGGCCGCCGCGGCCCGGCGCAGGCGGCGTTCACCAACCCCGAGCTGCTGGAGCTGGGCGAGCTGCGCCGCGCGGACGTGATCGTCGACCCCGCCGACGTCGAGCTGGACCCCCACAGCGCCGCCTGGCTCGCGTCCGACGCCGCCGACCAGACGCATCGCAGAAACGTCGAGATCCTGTGGGAGTACGCCGGCCGCGAGCCGCTCGGCAAGAGCCACCGCGTGAGCCTCAGATTCCTGCGCTCGCCGCTGGAGATCCTCGGCGACGCCGATGACGCCGTCGCCGGGCTGCGCGTCGGCGTCAACCGGCTGGAGCCCGACGGTCGCGGCGGCCTGCGCGCGGTCGCGACCGGCGCCGAGGAGACGATCGACTGCGGGCTGGTGCTGCGCAGCATCGGCTATCGCGGCGTCCCGCTGCCGGGGATCCCGTTCGACGAGCGCCGCGGCCTGATCCGCAACGACGGCGGCCGCGTGATCCGCGACGACGGCGCCCCGGCGACCGGCGAGTACGCCGTCGGCTGGATCAAGCGCGGGCCGAGCGGCGTGATCGGCACGAACAAGAAGGACGCGCACGAGACGGTCGACCTGATCGTCGCCGACCGTGACGCCGGCCGACTCGGCGTACCGGAGCCGGCGACGTGCGACGGCGACGAGGTCGCCGCCTGGCTGGCCGAGCGCGTGCCCCATCTCGTCGGCTGGGACGGCTGGAGAACGATCGACGCACACGAGAGAGCGCTCGGCGAGCCGCACAGCCGTCCGCGCGTGAAGCTGGTGCGCGTACCCGAAATGCTGGAAATCGCGCACGGCACCCCCACGCGCGGTTAG
- a CDS encoding MMPL family transporter has product MLAVWLVLVVVFGSFAGRLTDVEENDPVSFLPGKAESVKALEAVRTFPSGEQTEAVIVYRRAGGLEPADRAAIARDRIAINQDPPRGTSRIPPPILSRDGDAALLIAEIDTSGPTADNTLTDATDALRDRVHEDVPPGLAVKVSGPAGFATDAVRVFEQINGTLLLATASLVFILLILIYRSPIFWAIPLFTVIFAEVIARGVGYWLAKAGVTINGQTSGILSVLVFGVGTDYALLLVARYREELRRHEDKHDAVRIALRRAGPAVIASGLTVIVALLCLSLAEVNGTAGLGPVAAFGVALAMVAMLTLLPALLAITGRRAFWPFVPQYGGAGTDETHGWWRRLGERIRVRPRRVWIGTTVALLVLCLGLTQMNSDLTSGNSFRGSVESVEGQELISESFPAGANAPTSVIVPADAPAGAAARVAVALRAVPGVAQVLPVERDPQAGERLSVTLEADPYSEQAFDVIPPLRDAAKAAGGPDVLVGGPTAEERDLRVSTARDNRVIVPLVLLVVFLILAAILRAVLLPLLLMATVVLSYAAALGIGAFFFMQVFGFEGVDPSLPLFAFIFLVALGVDYNIFLMARVREEAHQHGTRLGTVRGLAVTGAVITSAGIVLAGTFSTLAVLPLVVLTEIGFTIAVGVLLDTFVVRSILVPAIVLDAGDRVWWPSALGHRRATAEDEREEDDAAIV; this is encoded by the coding sequence GTGCTCGCGGTCTGGCTGGTGCTGGTCGTGGTCTTCGGCTCGTTCGCCGGCAGACTGACCGACGTCGAGGAGAACGACCCCGTCTCGTTCCTGCCCGGCAAGGCCGAATCGGTCAAGGCGCTGGAGGCGGTCAGAACGTTCCCGTCCGGCGAGCAGACCGAGGCCGTAATCGTCTACCGCCGCGCCGGCGGACTCGAGCCCGCCGACCGCGCCGCGATCGCGAGAGACCGGATCGCGATAAACCAGGATCCTCCGCGCGGGACGTCCAGAATCCCGCCGCCGATCCTCTCCAGAGACGGCGACGCCGCGCTGCTGATCGCAGAGATCGACACGAGCGGGCCAACGGCCGACAACACGCTCACGGACGCGACCGACGCGCTGCGCGACCGGGTCCACGAGGACGTCCCGCCCGGCCTCGCGGTGAAGGTGAGCGGGCCGGCCGGCTTCGCGACCGACGCCGTCAGAGTCTTCGAGCAGATCAACGGGACGCTGCTGCTGGCGACCGCGTCGCTCGTCTTCATCCTGCTGATCCTGATCTACCGCAGCCCGATCTTCTGGGCGATCCCGCTCTTCACCGTCATCTTCGCGGAGGTGATCGCGCGCGGGGTCGGCTACTGGCTGGCGAAGGCGGGCGTGACGATCAACGGGCAGACATCGGGGATCCTGTCCGTGCTCGTGTTCGGCGTCGGGACCGACTACGCGCTGCTGCTCGTCGCCCGCTACCGCGAGGAGCTGCGGCGCCACGAGGACAAGCACGACGCGGTGCGGATCGCGCTGCGCCGCGCCGGCCCGGCGGTGATCGCATCCGGCCTGACGGTGATCGTCGCGCTGCTGTGCCTCTCGCTGGCCGAGGTCAACGGCACCGCCGGGCTCGGCCCGGTCGCCGCGTTCGGCGTCGCGCTCGCGATGGTCGCGATGCTGACGCTGCTGCCGGCGTTGCTGGCGATCACCGGCCGGCGCGCGTTCTGGCCGTTCGTGCCGCAGTACGGCGGCGCCGGAACCGACGAGACGCACGGCTGGTGGCGGCGGCTGGGCGAGCGGATCCGCGTGCGCCCGCGGCGCGTCTGGATCGGAACGACCGTCGCGCTGCTGGTGCTCTGCCTCGGGCTGACGCAGATGAACTCCGACCTCACGAGCGGCAACTCGTTCCGCGGCTCGGTCGAGTCGGTCGAGGGACAGGAGCTGATCTCGGAGTCGTTCCCGGCCGGCGCGAACGCACCGACGTCGGTGATCGTGCCGGCCGACGCGCCCGCCGGCGCCGCCGCCAGAGTCGCCGTCGCGCTCAGAGCGGTGCCGGGCGTCGCGCAGGTGCTGCCGGTCGAGCGCGACCCGCAGGCCGGCGAGCGGCTGAGCGTGACGCTGGAGGCCGACCCCTACAGCGAGCAGGCGTTCGACGTGATCCCGCCGCTGCGCGACGCCGCGAAGGCGGCCGGCGGCCCCGACGTGCTCGTCGGCGGGCCGACCGCGGAGGAGCGCGACCTGCGCGTCTCGACCGCGCGCGACAACCGCGTGATCGTCCCGCTCGTGCTGCTCGTCGTCTTCCTGATCCTCGCCGCGATCCTGCGCGCCGTGCTGCTGCCGCTGCTGTTGATGGCGACGGTCGTGCTGTCCTACGCCGCCGCGCTCGGGATCGGCGCCTTCTTCTTCATGCAGGTGTTCGGCTTCGAGGGCGTCGACCCGAGCCTGCCGCTGTTCGCGTTCATCTTCCTCGTCGCGCTCGGGGTCGACTACAACATCTTCCTGATGGCGCGCGTGCGCGAGGAGGCACACCAGCACGGCACGCGGCTGGGGACGGTGCGCGGTCTCGCAGTCACCGGCGCGGTGATCACCTCGGCCGGCATCGTGCTCGCTGGGACGTTCTCGACGCTGGCCGTGCTGCCGCTCGTCGTGCTGACCGAGATCGGCTTCACGATCGCCGTCGGCGTGCTGCTCGACACGTTCGTGGTGCGCTCGATCCTCGTGCCGGCGATCGTGCTCGACGCCGGCGACCGCGTCTGGTGGCCCTCGGCGCTCGGCCACCGCCGCGCGACGGCGGAGGACGAGCGCGAAGAGGACGACGCGGCGATCGTCTAA
- a CDS encoding helix-turn-helix domain-containing protein — MTVTIADVLDLPVLRRGVPEVTAGADLLDRPIRWVHAAEVPNIASLLKGGELLLTTGLGLGAGVQEQRATAAALAARGVAGLVLELGATFAAPPAALATACARNELPLIVLHRPVPFVEVTETIHAEIVNNQFALMQRGEELHRRFTDLMLRGAGVPEVLDALAEATGNPVLLRRGDDVIAHAAHGRSRRDLLAALDGHARGLPSAPAALERPVPSGDPERPSGALVLLALDRELDGFAEVALERAVALVGLALIQDRAEETLAHRERGALLGELLRGGVGESEAAARAAAFGFRSETLLPLAVGRRARRVGRLTEDEDARWVQIWRELRRELEHRRTPALLGGVEDQALLVVGLRRGETRAEAAERAARLVRAETERQLGSAGGAVICVGREVTSWSELGAAMEQALEALPAASEVPDRPWHDAAAPDVDRLFASLRGEPALHEFVGARLDAVLAHDRRRAAKLLPTLESYCEHGGQKAATARALGLERPSLYHRIARLETLLGSSLADPDTLLGVHLALRARRTLGDAPR; from the coding sequence GTGACCGTGACGATCGCCGACGTGCTCGACCTGCCCGTGCTGCGTCGCGGCGTGCCCGAGGTGACCGCCGGCGCGGACCTGCTCGACCGTCCGATCCGCTGGGTCCACGCCGCCGAGGTGCCGAACATCGCGAGCCTGCTGAAGGGCGGCGAGCTGCTGCTGACGACCGGGCTCGGGCTCGGCGCCGGGGTGCAGGAGCAGCGCGCGACCGCGGCGGCGCTGGCGGCGCGCGGCGTCGCCGGGCTGGTGCTGGAGCTGGGCGCGACGTTCGCGGCGCCGCCGGCCGCGCTCGCGACCGCCTGCGCGCGCAACGAGCTGCCGCTGATCGTGCTCCACCGCCCGGTCCCGTTCGTCGAGGTGACCGAGACGATCCACGCCGAGATCGTCAACAACCAGTTCGCGCTGATGCAGCGCGGTGAGGAGCTGCACCGCCGCTTCACCGACCTGATGCTGCGCGGCGCCGGCGTGCCGGAAGTGCTCGACGCGCTCGCCGAGGCGACCGGCAACCCGGTGCTGCTGCGACGCGGCGACGACGTGATCGCGCACGCCGCGCACGGTCGCTCGCGGCGCGACCTGCTGGCCGCGCTCGACGGCCACGCGCGCGGCCTGCCGAGCGCGCCGGCCGCCCTGGAGCGGCCGGTCCCCTCCGGCGACCCCGAGCGCCCCAGCGGCGCGCTCGTGCTGCTCGCACTCGACCGCGAGCTGGACGGCTTCGCCGAGGTCGCGCTGGAGCGCGCGGTCGCGCTCGTCGGGCTCGCGCTGATCCAGGACCGCGCCGAGGAGACGCTCGCCCACCGCGAGCGCGGCGCGCTGCTCGGCGAGCTGTTGCGCGGCGGCGTCGGCGAGTCCGAGGCGGCCGCGCGCGCCGCCGCGTTCGGCTTCCGCTCCGAGACGCTGCTGCCGCTCGCCGTCGGCCGCCGCGCGCGCCGCGTCGGGCGCCTGACCGAGGACGAGGACGCGCGCTGGGTGCAGATCTGGCGCGAGCTGCGGCGCGAGCTGGAGCATCGCCGCACGCCCGCGCTGCTCGGCGGCGTCGAGGACCAGGCGCTGCTCGTCGTCGGCCTGCGCAGAGGCGAGACGCGCGCCGAGGCGGCCGAGCGCGCCGCGCGGCTCGTGCGTGCGGAGACCGAGCGCCAGCTCGGCAGCGCCGGCGGCGCGGTGATCTGCGTCGGGCGCGAGGTCACCTCGTGGAGCGAGCTGGGCGCCGCGATGGAGCAGGCGCTGGAGGCGCTGCCCGCCGCCTCCGAGGTCCCCGATCGCCCATGGCACGACGCCGCCGCGCCGGACGTCGACCGGCTGTTCGCGTCGCTGCGCGGCGAACCGGCGCTGCACGAGTTCGTCGGCGCGCGGCTCGACGCGGTGCTCGCGCACGACCGCAGACGCGCGGCAAAGCTGCTGCCGACGCTGGAGTCCTACTGCGAGCACGGCGGCCAGAAGGCAGCGACCGCGCGGGCGCTGGGGCTGGAGCGGCCGTCGCTCTACCACCGCATCGCGCGGCTGGAGACGCTGCTCGGCTCCTCGCTCGCCGATCCGGACACGCTGCTCGGCGTCCACCTCGCGCTGCGCGCGCGCCGCACCCTCGGCGACGCGCCGAGATGA
- a CDS encoding glutamine synthetase family protein: MTDATPLTADDVLRLVEERDIRFIRLWFTDILGQLKAFSINSSELSDAFEGGMGFDGSSITGFNAVEESDMIAMPDPTTFAALPWRPEEQGVARMFCDVQTPEQTPYEGDPRHVLRRALDRAKAMGFDDFMVGPELEYFYFKDPKTPEPLDEGGYFDLTTLDAGSDLRRDTVLALEQLGIHVEYTHHEVGPSQHEIDMRYASALKMADDCMTYRITVKEYARNYGIHATFMPKPLFGENGSGMHTHLSLFRDGRNAFYDANDQYYLSDIAKAFIAGQLRHAREMSAIFAQWVNSYKRLVPGYEAPVYVAWSRRNRSALVRVPMYHPGKEQTTRMELRCPDPACNPYLTFAVLLQAGLEGIEHGYELPEPMEKNLYHLAPDERRRLGIEQLPSTLGEAIELTADSELVLRTLGEHMFNRFVEIKRQEWDDYRVQVTQWELDRYLPVL, from the coding sequence ATGACCGACGCCACGCCGCTGACCGCTGACGACGTGCTCCGGCTGGTAGAGGAGCGCGACATCCGCTTCATCCGTCTGTGGTTCACCGACATCCTCGGGCAGCTGAAGGCGTTCTCGATCAACAGCAGCGAGCTGTCCGACGCGTTCGAGGGTGGGATGGGCTTCGACGGCTCCTCGATCACCGGCTTCAACGCCGTCGAGGAGTCGGACATGATCGCGATGCCCGACCCGACGACGTTCGCCGCGCTGCCGTGGCGGCCCGAGGAGCAGGGCGTCGCGCGGATGTTCTGCGACGTCCAGACGCCTGAGCAGACGCCGTACGAGGGCGACCCGCGCCACGTCCTGCGCCGCGCCCTGGACCGCGCGAAGGCGATGGGCTTCGACGACTTCATGGTCGGGCCCGAGCTGGAGTACTTCTACTTCAAGGACCCGAAGACGCCGGAGCCGCTCGACGAGGGCGGCTACTTCGACCTCACCACGCTCGACGCCGGCTCGGACCTGCGGCGCGACACGGTGCTCGCCCTGGAGCAGCTCGGCATCCACGTCGAGTACACCCATCACGAGGTCGGCCCCTCCCAGCACGAAATCGACATGCGCTACGCCTCGGCGCTGAAGATGGCCGACGACTGCATGACGTACCGCATCACGGTCAAGGAGTACGCGCGCAACTACGGCATCCACGCGACGTTCATGCCGAAGCCGCTGTTCGGCGAGAACGGCTCCGGCATGCACACGCACCTGTCGCTCTTCAGAGACGGCAGAAACGCGTTCTACGACGCGAACGACCAGTACTACCTGTCCGACATAGCGAAGGCGTTCATCGCCGGCCAGCTGCGCCACGCGCGCGAGATGAGCGCGATCTTCGCCCAGTGGGTCAACTCCTACAAGCGGCTCGTGCCCGGCTACGAGGCGCCCGTCTACGTCGCCTGGTCGCGCCGCAACCGTTCCGCGCTCGTGCGCGTGCCGATGTACCACCCCGGCAAGGAGCAGACGACGCGGATGGAGCTGCGCTGCCCCGACCCCGCGTGCAACCCGTACCTGACGTTCGCGGTGCTGCTGCAGGCGGGCCTGGAGGGGATCGAGCACGGCTACGAGCTGCCGGAGCCGATGGAGAAGAACCTCTACCACCTCGCGCCGGACGAGCGCCGCCGGCTCGGGATCGAGCAGCTGCCCTCGACGCTCGGCGAGGCGATCGAGCTGACGGCCGACTCCGAGCTGGTCCTGCGCACGCTCGGCGAGCACATGTTCAACCGCTTCGTCGAGATCAAGCGGCAGGAGTGGGACGACTACCGCGTGCAGGTCACGCAGTGGGAGCTGGACCGCTACCTGCCGGTTTTGTAG